One region of Skermanella mucosa genomic DNA includes:
- a CDS encoding ATP-grasp domain-containing protein encodes MSETTTDHDKIRKWAEQHGGKPAVVKSTHGQGGVGIIRIEFPDAPNSKNDSLEEISWEEFFKQFEDHKLAVVFEPKSNFNKIIGRDSAK; translated from the coding sequence ATGTCGGAAACGACTACCGACCACGACAAGATCCGCAAATGGGCCGAGCAGCACGGCGGCAAGCCGGCGGTGGTGAAATCGACCCACGGCCAGGGCGGCGTCGGGATCATCCGGATCGAATTCCCCGACGCCCCCAACTCGAAGAACGACAGCCTGGAGGAGATCTCCTGGGAGGAATTCTTCAAGCAGTTCGAGGACCACAAGCTGGCCGTGGTGTTCGAGCCGAAGAGCAACTTCAACAAGATCATCGGCCGGGATTCGGCGAAGTAA
- a CDS encoding MaoC family dehydratase, producing the protein MRMLDDLAVGDRFAGGPLDVTEADIFDFAGRFDPQPFHLDPAAAKESVFGGLAASGWHTAALTMRMIVDGEGQLAGGFVGLAVEELAWPKPVRPGDVLRTESEVLEIRPSGSRPDRGTVRMRTLTYNQNDEMVQRFTAVLLVQRSTGLPGERQVGNG; encoded by the coding sequence ATGCGCATGCTCGACGACCTGGCGGTCGGCGACCGTTTCGCCGGCGGCCCGCTGGACGTGACCGAAGCCGACATCTTCGATTTCGCCGGCCGGTTCGATCCCCAGCCCTTCCATCTCGACCCCGCCGCCGCGAAGGAGAGCGTTTTCGGCGGTCTTGCGGCGAGCGGCTGGCATACGGCCGCGCTTACCATGCGGATGATCGTCGACGGCGAGGGGCAACTCGCCGGCGGTTTCGTCGGGCTTGCCGTCGAGGAACTTGCATGGCCGAAACCGGTCCGCCCGGGCGACGTCCTGCGGACCGAGAGCGAAGTGCTGGAGATCCGCCCCTCGGGCTCGCGGCCGGACCGGGGCACCGTGCGGATGCGCACCTTGACCTATAATCAGAACGACGAGATGGTCCAACGCTTCACCGCGGTGCTCCTGGTGCAGCGGAGCACCGGGTTGCCAGGGGAACGGCAGGTTGGTAATGGTTAA
- a CDS encoding SMP-30/gluconolactonase/LRE family protein, which yields MDIERVVAEPAKLGESPIWSVGEQKLYWVDIDGRALHRFDPSDGRDESWPMPEEIGCIATRRDHRMLLALRNGFANFDPRTGDLVRLLDPEADKPDNRFNDGTTDSRGRFWAGTMRMGIPGESPEGAFYRLDADLGCHRMIDGFWTTNGLAFSPDGRTLYMSDSNAKVRTIWAFDYDPDAGVPSNRRVFVDTRDMAGRPDGGACDADGCYWMAGIGGGELVRFTPAGAIDRTIKVPCRTPTKIAFGGRGLDVIYMTSLQKAGEEPDPLAGCLFAITGTGVSGVEVPPFAG from the coding sequence ATGGATATCGAACGGGTCGTCGCGGAACCGGCAAAGCTGGGCGAGAGCCCGATCTGGTCGGTGGGCGAACAGAAGCTCTACTGGGTCGACATCGACGGCCGGGCCCTGCACCGCTTCGATCCCTCCGACGGCCGGGACGAGAGCTGGCCGATGCCGGAGGAGATCGGCTGCATCGCGACCCGCCGGGACCACCGCATGCTGCTGGCCCTGCGCAACGGGTTCGCCAACTTCGACCCTCGGACCGGGGACCTGGTCCGCCTGCTGGACCCGGAAGCCGACAAGCCCGACAACCGCTTCAACGACGGGACCACCGACAGCAGGGGCCGCTTCTGGGCCGGCACCATGCGCATGGGAATTCCGGGAGAAAGTCCTGAAGGCGCCTTCTATCGTCTCGATGCGGATCTCGGATGCCATAGGATGATCGACGGATTCTGGACGACGAACGGCCTCGCCTTCAGCCCCGACGGGCGGACGCTGTACATGTCGGACAGCAACGCCAAGGTCCGGACCATCTGGGCCTTCGACTATGATCCGGACGCGGGCGTTCCCTCGAACCGCCGCGTCTTCGTCGATACCAGGGACATGGCCGGCCGGCCCGACGGCGGCGCCTGCGATGCCGACGGCTGCTACTGGATGGCCGGGATCGGGGGCGGCGAACTGGTCCGCTTTACACCCGCGGGCGCGATCGACCGCACCATAAAGGTACCCTGCCGCACGCCGACCAAGATCGCGTTCGGCGGGCGCGGACTGGACGTCATCTACATGACGTCGCTTCAGAAAGCCGGTGAGGAGCCCGACCCTCTCGCCGGGTGCCTTTTCGCGATCACCGGGACGGGTGTCAGCGGCGTGGAAGTTCCGCCGTTTGCCGGTTGA